A single genomic interval of Halostella salina harbors:
- a CDS encoding FAD-binding protein, with amino-acid sequence MHEHDVIVVGGGGAGLRAAIAASEEGADTAIVSKLHPVRSHTGAAEGGINAALREGDSWEMHAYDTMKGSDYLGDAPAIETLAKDAPEEVINLEHWGMPFSREDDGRVSQRPFGGLSFPRTTYAGAETGHHLLHTMYQQAVKHGIQVYDEWFVSELAVTDHEDPSDRQCHGVVAYDVKTGEVEGFKANRGVILATGGPGQVFEHTTNAVANTGDGYAMAYRAGVPLEDMEFVQFHPTTLPSTGVLISEGVRGEGGILYNAEGERFMFEHGYANNEGELASRDVVSRAELTEVNEGRGIDDEYVHLDMRHLGEERILDRLENILHLAEDFEGVDGLVEPMPVKPGQHYEMGGIETDENGETCIEGLYAAGECACVSVHGSNRLGGNALPELIVFGKRAGHHAAGKDMKEAEITTGYSEDAEPGEVDTPVEPGAVPTTSDDVAADGSGGALADPTAVVEEAVETEQERVERLLEKDEGLQHAAIREDLQDSMTQNVNVFRNEDGLKQALRDIREARERYQDVYVDDPSRTFNTDLIHTIETRNLIDLAEAITLGALARDEFRGAHWRQEYQERRDDEWLKHTLLRWNDGDPELFYKPVILEGENKTYEPKVRSY; translated from the coding sequence ATGCACGAACACGACGTGATCGTGGTCGGCGGCGGCGGTGCGGGCCTCCGGGCCGCGATCGCAGCGAGCGAGGAAGGAGCGGACACGGCGATCGTCTCGAAACTCCACCCGGTGCGAAGCCACACCGGGGCGGCCGAGGGCGGCATCAACGCCGCGCTCCGGGAGGGGGACTCCTGGGAGATGCACGCCTACGACACGATGAAGGGGTCGGACTACCTCGGCGACGCGCCGGCCATCGAGACGCTGGCCAAGGACGCGCCCGAGGAGGTCATCAACCTCGAACACTGGGGAATGCCGTTCTCCCGCGAGGACGACGGCCGCGTCTCCCAGCGCCCGTTCGGCGGTCTCTCATTCCCGCGGACGACCTACGCCGGCGCGGAAACCGGCCACCATCTGCTGCACACGATGTACCAGCAGGCGGTCAAACACGGCATTCAGGTGTACGACGAGTGGTTCGTCTCCGAACTCGCCGTCACCGACCACGAGGACCCCTCCGACCGGCAGTGCCACGGCGTCGTCGCCTACGACGTGAAGACCGGCGAGGTCGAGGGCTTCAAGGCGAACAGGGGAGTCATCCTCGCAACCGGCGGCCCCGGCCAGGTGTTCGAGCACACCACGAACGCCGTGGCCAACACCGGCGACGGCTACGCGATGGCCTACCGCGCCGGCGTCCCGCTGGAGGACATGGAGTTCGTCCAGTTCCACCCGACGACGCTCCCGTCGACCGGCGTCCTCATCAGCGAGGGCGTCCGCGGCGAGGGGGGCATCCTCTACAACGCCGAGGGCGAGCGGTTCATGTTCGAACACGGCTACGCAAACAACGAGGGCGAACTCGCCTCCCGCGACGTGGTCTCGCGGGCCGAACTCACCGAGGTCAACGAGGGCCGCGGGATCGACGACGAGTACGTCCACCTCGACATGCGCCACCTCGGCGAGGAGCGCATCCTCGACCGACTGGAGAACATCCTCCACCTCGCCGAGGACTTCGAGGGCGTCGACGGCCTCGTCGAGCCGATGCCGGTCAAGCCCGGCCAGCACTACGAGATGGGCGGCATCGAGACCGACGAGAACGGCGAGACCTGCATCGAGGGGCTGTACGCCGCCGGCGAGTGCGCCTGCGTCTCCGTCCACGGCTCGAACCGCCTGGGCGGCAACGCCCTGCCCGAACTCATCGTGTTCGGCAAGCGCGCCGGCCACCACGCCGCCGGCAAGGACATGAAGGAAGCGGAGATCACGACGGGCTACAGCGAGGACGCCGAACCCGGCGAGGTCGACACGCCAGTCGAACCCGGCGCGGTGCCGACGACGAGCGACGACGTGGCCGCCGACGGGAGCGGCGGCGCGCTCGCCGACCCGACGGCCGTCGTCGAGGAGGCCGTCGAGACGGAGCAGGAGCGCGTCGAGCGCCTGCTCGAAAAGGACGAGGGGCTTCAGCACGCCGCCATCCGCGAGGACCTGCAGGACTCGATGACACAGAACGTCAACGTGTTCCGCAACGAGGACGGCCTGAAGCAGGCCCTGCGGGACATCCGCGAGGCCCGCGAGCGCTACCAGGACGTGTACGTCGACGACCCCTCGCGGACGTTCAACACGGACCTCATCCACACCATCGAGACGCGGAACCTCATCGACCTCGCCGAGGCCATCACGCTCGGCGCGCTGGCCCGCGACGAGTTCCGCGGGGCGCACTGGCGACAGGAGTACCAGGAGCGCCGCGACGACGAGTGGCTCAAGCACACCCTGCTGCGCTGGAACGACGGGGACCCCGAACTGTTCTACAAGCCCGTCATCCTCGAAGGCGAGAACAAGACGTACGAGCCGAAAGTCCGGAGCTACTGA
- a CDS encoding succinate dehydrogenase/fumarate reductase iron-sulfur subunit, with translation MSTQVPETETDAETETESKPHQERRLAEKEARREAADRERAAREELAAAESTVHLKVFRYDPEVEGKQEPRFDDFHVPFEKGMTVLDALMFARDHYDSSLTFRHSCRQAICGSDAMFVNGSQRLCCKTQLGELQEPVRVEPLPHQDVVKDLVVDMQHFYDQMESVEPYFQSEDLPEGELEEQRQSRENREKIKMSTRCIWCGACMSSCNIAAGDNEYLGPAAINKAYRFYMDEREEEDLEEHRMRILEQEHGVWRCQTQFSCTEVCPKDIPLTEHIQELKREAVKSNLKFW, from the coding sequence ATGAGCACGCAAGTTCCGGAGACCGAGACGGACGCCGAGACCGAGACCGAGAGCAAGCCACACCAGGAGCGCCGGCTGGCCGAGAAGGAGGCCCGCCGCGAGGCGGCCGACCGCGAGCGCGCCGCCCGCGAGGAACTGGCGGCCGCCGAGTCGACGGTCCACCTGAAGGTGTTCCGCTACGACCCCGAAGTCGAGGGGAAGCAGGAGCCGCGGTTCGACGACTTCCACGTCCCGTTCGAGAAGGGGATGACGGTGCTGGACGCGCTGATGTTCGCGCGGGACCACTACGACTCGTCGCTCACCTTCCGGCACTCCTGCCGACAGGCGATCTGCGGCAGCGACGCGATGTTCGTCAACGGCTCCCAGCGGCTCTGCTGCAAGACCCAGCTGGGCGAGCTGCAGGAGCCGGTCCGCGTCGAACCGCTCCCGCACCAGGACGTGGTGAAGGACCTGGTCGTCGACATGCAGCATTTCTACGACCAGATGGAGTCCGTCGAGCCGTACTTCCAGAGCGAGGACCTGCCCGAGGGCGAACTGGAGGAGCAGCGGCAGAGCCGGGAGAACCGCGAGAAGATCAAGATGTCGACGCGCTGCATCTGGTGTGGCGCGTGCATGTCCTCCTGCAACATCGCCGCCGGGGACAACGAGTACCTCGGCCCCGCGGCGATCAACAAGGCCTACCGGTTCTACATGGACGAGCGCGAGGAGGAGGACCTGGAGGAACACCGCATGCGCATCCTCGAACAGGAACACGGCGTCTGGCGCTGTCAGACGCAGTTCTCCTGTACCGAGGTGTGTCCGAAGGACATCCCGCTGACCGAGCACATCCAGGAACTCAAGCGCGAGGCCGTCAAGAGCAACCTCAAGTTCTGGTGA
- a CDS encoding succinate dehydrogenase hydrophobic membrane anchor subunit yields the protein MAERYSSFDPASTRWLLQRVTAAFLVVVLAFHFFLLHFVHHAYEIEFAGTQARMQNVGYFATMVAFLVTGTFHGVNGVYNALINQGLDGTQKTVVKSVLVVASLALIAQGIRVAITMAGF from the coding sequence ATGGCCGAACGCTACTCGTCGTTCGACCCCGCAAGCACGCGATGGCTGCTCCAGCGCGTGACGGCGGCGTTTCTCGTGGTGGTGCTCGCCTTCCACTTCTTCCTGCTCCACTTCGTCCACCACGCCTACGAGATCGAGTTCGCCGGGACGCAGGCGCGGATGCAGAACGTCGGCTACTTCGCGACGATGGTCGCGTTCCTCGTCACCGGCACCTTCCACGGCGTCAACGGGGTGTACAACGCGCTGATCAACCAGGGGCTGGACGGCACGCAGAAGACGGTCGTGAAGTCGGTGCTGGTCGTCGCCAGCCTCGCCCTGATCGCACAGGGCATCAGAGTCGCCATCACGATGGCGGGATTCTAA
- the sdhC gene encoding succinate dehydrogenase, cytochrome b556 subunit, which produces MSQSYNRGAVEDFGRWREFSAGMWAWIFHKFTGWVLVGYLFTHIAVLSSSMQGAEAYNTTLQGLESLFVVRILEIGLLAVAVFHILNGIRLLMVDLGVGLEAQDKSFYASMVLTGLIVVASVPTFLSEVGV; this is translated from the coding sequence ATGAGTCAGTCTTACAACCGCGGAGCCGTCGAGGACTTCGGTCGGTGGCGGGAGTTCTCGGCCGGGATGTGGGCCTGGATCTTCCACAAGTTTACCGGCTGGGTGCTCGTGGGGTATCTGTTCACCCACATTGCAGTTCTCAGTTCCTCGATGCAGGGGGCGGAGGCGTACAACACCACGCTACAGGGGCTCGAGAGCCTCTTCGTCGTTCGCATTCTGGAGATCGGGCTGCTGGCGGTGGCGGTGTTCCACATCCTGAACGGGATCCGCCTCCTGATGGTCGACCTGGGCGTCGGCCTGGAGGCACAGGACAAGAGCTTCTACGCGTCGATGGTCCTGACCGGCCTCATCGTCGTCGCCAGCGTCCCGACCTTCCTGTCGGAGGTGGGCGTCTGA
- a CDS encoding succinylglutamate desuccinylase/aspartoacylase family protein, translating into MSDSEAEPFTYNGGSVAPGESANIRYGVSETYLGDAVRIPVTIVNGERPGPTMFLSAAVHGDELNGVEVVREVANEWDHSDLRGTLVCLPVLNVPGFLAQQRYLPIYDRDLNRSFPGSETSTSSKRIAYRIFENFLEPCDIGIDFHTSTRGRTNMLHVRADMDDDAVNRLAHAFGSNVIISSEGPSGTLRRETSEAGTPTITIEMGKANEFQRGFIDRALSGVESVMAEYGMRPDAAVRWPGWRTVVSGSDEKTWLRADTGGMVEMHRMRGSLVREGETICTITNPFGTTTNEVVAPFTGLLVGILQNPLVFPGNPICHLAKLGAETQRALEREQRSRGG; encoded by the coding sequence ATGAGCGACAGCGAAGCCGAGCCGTTCACGTACAACGGGGGGAGCGTGGCTCCGGGGGAGTCCGCCAACATTCGGTACGGCGTCAGCGAGACGTATCTGGGCGACGCCGTCCGGATCCCCGTCACCATCGTCAACGGCGAGCGCCCGGGGCCGACGATGTTTCTCAGCGCGGCGGTCCACGGCGACGAACTCAACGGCGTCGAGGTGGTCCGGGAGGTCGCAAACGAGTGGGACCACTCCGACCTCCGTGGGACGCTCGTCTGTCTCCCCGTGCTGAACGTGCCGGGCTTTCTGGCCCAGCAGCGCTACCTCCCGATCTACGACCGGGACCTGAACCGCTCGTTCCCCGGGTCGGAGACGAGCACGAGTTCGAAACGGATCGCCTACCGCATCTTCGAGAACTTCCTCGAGCCCTGCGACATCGGCATCGACTTCCACACCTCGACGCGGGGCCGGACGAACATGCTCCACGTCCGCGCCGACATGGACGACGACGCGGTCAACCGCCTCGCGCACGCGTTCGGGTCGAACGTCATCATCTCCAGCGAGGGGCCGTCGGGGACGCTTCGCCGGGAGACCAGCGAGGCGGGGACGCCGACGATCACCATCGAGATGGGGAAGGCGAACGAGTTCCAGCGCGGGTTCATCGACCGCGCGCTCTCCGGCGTCGAGAGCGTCATGGCGGAGTACGGCATGCGCCCCGACGCCGCGGTCCGCTGGCCCGGCTGGCGGACGGTCGTCAGCGGCTCCGACGAGAAGACGTGGCTCCGCGCCGACACCGGCGGCATGGTGGAGATGCACCGCATGCGCGGCTCGCTGGTCCGCGAGGGCGAGACGATCTGCACCATCACGAACCCCTTCGGCACCACGACCAACGAGGTCGTCGCGCCGTTTACCGGCCTGCTCGTCGGCATCCTCCAGAACCCGCTCGTCTTTCCGGGGAATCCGATCTGTCACCTCGCGAAACTCGGCGCGGAGACCCAGCGTGCGCTGGAGCGCGAACAGCGGAGCCGCGGCGGATGA
- a CDS encoding RimK family alpha-L-glutamate ligase, whose protein sequence is MSGSGGSVGVGVLSLHNSKETKAILNAVQDLGHRPEWLRKENTAVEIEDGHATVEPEVDVIANRLLLSNTDQPSEDLGLATTFQHLRPMLNEPRAVLTAMHKFAAATKLVEAGVQVPDALLALSNARLNRDRFKFGDEAVYKTAIGTHGGGTWKIGPEEDVNPRVGNRQAFLQSLIERDGERHRDLRVYVVGDEVIGAMNRYAPDNDWRTNVALGGDVEDASEGLPDEVVDIALQSADVIGLDYAGVDLVEGEGGWYVLEVNPTAGFKGMFEATGISPAPHIAKLAIETAGGTVDDERVVELSRTLDDSVPDCKPSVPRTNPDEPLVIGYTEEVVVSGTSGSASVVAKSDTGATRTSIDTRIAAEIGAGPIKSLTKVRSGSSKSSRTRPVVDIVVGIGGTRHTVTASIEDRSHMSYDMLLGRDILKDYQVDVRRRVDAEE, encoded by the coding sequence ATGTCCGGATCCGGAGGGAGCGTCGGCGTCGGCGTTCTCAGTTTGCACAACAGCAAGGAGACGAAAGCGATACTCAACGCCGTACAGGACCTCGGTCACCGCCCGGAGTGGCTCCGGAAGGAAAACACCGCCGTTGAGATCGAAGACGGCCATGCGACGGTCGAACCGGAGGTCGACGTCATCGCCAACCGACTCCTGCTGTCGAACACGGACCAGCCCTCCGAGGACCTCGGGCTGGCGACCACGTTCCAGCACCTCCGGCCGATGCTCAACGAACCCCGGGCCGTGCTGACGGCGATGCACAAGTTCGCCGCCGCGACGAAACTCGTCGAGGCCGGCGTGCAGGTGCCCGACGCCCTGCTCGCGCTCAGCAACGCGCGACTGAACCGCGACCGGTTCAAGTTCGGCGACGAGGCCGTCTACAAGACCGCAATCGGCACCCACGGCGGCGGCACCTGGAAGATCGGGCCGGAGGAGGACGTGAACCCCCGCGTCGGTAACCGGCAGGCGTTCCTCCAGAGCCTGATCGAGCGCGACGGCGAGCGCCACCGCGACCTCCGCGTGTACGTCGTCGGCGACGAGGTGATCGGCGCGATGAACCGCTACGCCCCGGACAACGACTGGCGAACCAACGTCGCGCTCGGCGGCGACGTGGAGGACGCCTCGGAGGGGCTCCCCGACGAAGTCGTCGACATCGCGCTGCAAAGCGCCGACGTGATCGGGCTGGACTACGCCGGCGTCGACCTCGTGGAGGGCGAGGGCGGCTGGTACGTCCTCGAAGTGAACCCGACGGCGGGGTTCAAGGGGATGTTCGAGGCCACCGGGATCAGCCCCGCGCCCCACATCGCGAAGCTCGCGATCGAGACGGCCGGCGGCACGGTCGACGACGAGCGCGTCGTCGAACTTTCGCGCACGCTCGACGACTCCGTGCCGGACTGCAAGCCGTCGGTCCCGCGGACGAACCCCGACGAACCCCTCGTCATCGGCTACACGGAGGAGGTCGTCGTCTCCGGCACCAGCGGGTCGGCCTCCGTCGTCGCCAAGTCCGACACCGGCGCGACCCGGACCAGCATCGACACGCGAATCGCCGCGGAGATCGGTGCCGGGCCGATCAAGAGCCTCACCAAAGTTCGCTCGGGCAGTTCCAAGAGCAGCCGGACCCGCCCCGTCGTCGACATCGTCGTCGGCATCGGCGGTACGCGCCATACAGTCACGGCGAGCATCGAGGACCGCAGCCACATGTCCTACGACATGCTGCTCGGGCGGGACATCCTCAAGGACTATCAGGTCGACGTCCGCCGGCGCGTCGACGCCGAGGAGTAG
- a CDS encoding DNA-3-methyladenine glycosylase family protein, whose translation MNEAHEYLAEDDVLGPLVDEVGALQLDPAEDLYRRIVVSILRQQVSMASAAATRERLFDAVEPTPEEMLEADEEVLRDAGLSRQKATYVRNVAEAFIEEGYDREYFADLDDDAVVEELTSIKGVGDWTANMQLMFALGREDVFPVGDLGIRKGMKTLYDEEMSRAEMVEAAERWRPYRSYASLYLWRATEDIADGVAEVVAED comes from the coding sequence GTGAACGAGGCACACGAGTATTTGGCCGAGGACGACGTACTGGGGCCGCTGGTCGACGAGGTCGGGGCGCTCCAGTTGGACCCGGCCGAGGACCTCTACCGGCGGATCGTCGTCTCGATCCTGCGCCAGCAGGTGTCGATGGCGTCGGCCGCGGCGACGCGGGAACGGCTGTTCGACGCCGTCGAGCCGACGCCCGAGGAGATGCTGGAAGCCGACGAGGAAGTCCTCCGGGACGCCGGCCTCTCCCGGCAGAAGGCCACCTACGTTCGGAACGTCGCGGAGGCGTTCATCGAGGAGGGGTACGACCGCGAGTATTTCGCAGATCTTGACGACGACGCCGTCGTCGAGGAGTTGACGAGCATCAAGGGCGTGGGCGACTGGACCGCCAACATGCAACTGATGTTCGCGCTGGGCCGCGAGGACGTGTTCCCGGTCGGCGACCTGGGGATCCGGAAGGGGATGAAGACGCTCTACGACGAGGAGATGAGCCGCGCGGAGATGGTTGAGGCAGCTGAGCGCTGGCGGCCCTACCGCTCCTACGCGTCGCTGTATCTGTGGCGTGCGACCGAGGACATCGCGGACGGCGTCGCGGAGGTCGTCGCCGAGGACTGA
- a CDS encoding acyl-CoA dehydrogenase family protein, translating to MDFSLSDEQQAIRDEVRRFAENEVEPVAKEYDQEEKFPHEVVEKAAEMGLTGANIPIEYGGAGYSPLETAIIVEELFAVDPGIGLSITSASFGGDAIMEYGTEEQKERFLEPVARGDAIMGAAISEPDVGSDVSSVSTRAEKDGDEWVINGNKMWITNGSVGDYYVVLCKTDPDAADRYSGFSQIVVESDRDGFEADKITGKLGIRASDTAELIFDDVRVPEENLVGTRGAGFLQLMQFFDETRTMVAAQGVGIAKGACERALEYAQEREQFGQSISEFQAIQHKLAEMHTKTEAARMLTYKSAWSVENEDEQLTALASMAKEYASDVAVDVADEAVQVHGGSGYVNDFDVERLYRDAKITQIYEGTTEIQKNIIARELLGKGY from the coding sequence ATGGACTTCTCACTGTCCGACGAACAACAGGCGATCCGCGACGAGGTGCGCCGCTTCGCGGAGAACGAGGTCGAACCGGTCGCGAAGGAGTACGACCAAGAGGAGAAGTTCCCTCACGAAGTCGTCGAGAAGGCGGCCGAGATGGGCCTGACCGGCGCGAACATCCCCATCGAGTACGGCGGCGCGGGCTACTCGCCGCTCGAAACGGCGATCATCGTCGAGGAGCTGTTCGCGGTCGACCCCGGTATCGGGCTTTCCATCACCAGCGCGTCGTTCGGCGGCGACGCCATCATGGAGTACGGCACGGAGGAGCAGAAGGAGCGCTTCCTCGAACCCGTCGCCCGCGGCGACGCCATCATGGGCGCGGCGATCAGCGAACCCGACGTGGGCAGCGACGTGTCCTCCGTTTCCACGCGCGCCGAGAAGGACGGCGACGAGTGGGTGATCAACGGCAACAAGATGTGGATCACCAACGGCAGCGTCGGCGACTACTACGTCGTGCTCTGCAAGACCGACCCCGACGCCGCCGACCGCTACTCCGGCTTCTCCCAGATCGTCGTCGAATCGGACCGCGACGGGTTCGAGGCCGACAAGATCACCGGCAAGCTCGGCATCCGCGCCAGCGACACCGCCGAACTCATCTTCGACGACGTGCGCGTGCCCGAGGAGAACCTCGTCGGCACCCGCGGTGCGGGCTTCCTCCAGCTGATGCAGTTCTTCGACGAGACGCGCACGATGGTCGCCGCGCAGGGCGTCGGCATCGCCAAGGGTGCCTGCGAGCGCGCGCTGGAGTACGCCCAGGAGCGCGAGCAGTTCGGCCAGTCCATCTCGGAGTTCCAGGCGATCCAGCACAAGCTCGCCGAGATGCACACCAAGACCGAGGCCGCGCGGATGCTCACGTACAAGTCCGCCTGGAGCGTCGAGAACGAGGACGAACAGCTGACCGCGCTCGCCTCGATGGCCAAGGAGTACGCCTCCGACGTGGCCGTCGACGTGGCCGACGAGGCCGTGCAGGTCCACGGCGGTTCGGGCTACGTCAACGACTTCGACGTGGAGCGCCTCTACCGCGACGCGAAGATCACCCAGATCTACGAGGGCACCACCGAGATCCAGAAGAACATCATCGCGCGGGAGCTGCTCGGTAAGGGGTACTAA
- a CDS encoding 3-hydroxyacyl-CoA dehydrogenase/enoyl-CoA hydratase family protein: MEIDDINRIAVLGAGNMGHGIAEVAALAGYEVNLRDIKEEFVQNGYEQIEWSVNKLEEKEQIGEGEADAALDRITPLVDVEEAVGDVDFVIEAVPEKMEIKRDVYEEVEEHAPDHAVFATNTSSLSITDLAEVTDREERFCGMHFFNPPVRMQLVEVISGANTADETLDLTEDLAEDFGKTPVRVRKDSPGFVVNRILVPLMNEACWLVDEGEATIEEIDSTTKYEIGLPMGSFELGDQVGNDVSYHVLEYMHEVLGDAYEPAPLLAEKVENDELGKKTGKGFYDYEDGDGAEVPTDAGREDVEHRLLAVMANEVAHLVGDDVADPAAIDEAVMLGAGFPEGPAKMADDAGLADLLDELETAHEETGAARYEPADYLREAADEGGFHGGDDEGGDAYDFETLDVEVTDDMVGHITLDRPHRMNTISDDLIADLDDAIDELAADDDARAILLTGAGEKAFSAGADVQSMAGSGADPVKVTELSRAGQQTFGRLESCDMPVIAGIDGYCLGGGMELATCADMRVASERSELGQPEHNLGLIPGWGGTQRLPEIVGEGRAKEIIFTADRFDPETMADYGFINEVVPNDELEDAAYELAADMAAGPPIAQRYTKRAMLAGRDDTTAGLEVENQAFGQLASTDDLMEGLTAFMGDEEPEFEGK; this comes from the coding sequence ATGGAGATCGACGATATCAACCGCATCGCAGTTCTCGGCGCGGGGAACATGGGCCACGGCATCGCGGAAGTGGCTGCCCTCGCGGGGTACGAGGTGAACCTGCGGGACATCAAAGAGGAGTTCGTCCAGAACGGGTACGAGCAGATCGAGTGGAGCGTCAACAAGCTAGAGGAGAAAGAGCAGATCGGCGAGGGCGAGGCCGACGCCGCGCTCGACCGCATCACGCCGCTGGTCGACGTCGAGGAGGCCGTCGGTGACGTCGATTTCGTCATCGAGGCGGTTCCCGAGAAGATGGAGATCAAGCGCGACGTGTACGAGGAGGTCGAGGAACACGCCCCCGACCACGCCGTGTTCGCAACGAACACGTCGAGCCTCTCGATCACGGATCTGGCCGAGGTCACCGACCGGGAGGAGCGGTTCTGCGGGATGCACTTCTTCAACCCGCCGGTGCGGATGCAGCTGGTCGAGGTCATCTCCGGCGCGAACACCGCCGACGAGACGCTCGACCTCACCGAGGACCTCGCGGAGGACTTCGGCAAGACGCCGGTCCGCGTCCGCAAGGACAGCCCCGGCTTCGTCGTCAACCGGATCCTCGTCCCGCTGATGAACGAGGCGTGCTGGCTCGTCGACGAGGGCGAGGCGACCATCGAGGAGATAGACAGCACGACGAAGTACGAGATCGGCCTGCCGATGGGGAGCTTCGAACTGGGCGACCAGGTCGGCAACGACGTGAGCTACCACGTGCTGGAGTACATGCACGAGGTGCTGGGCGACGCCTACGAGCCCGCGCCGCTGCTGGCCGAGAAGGTCGAGAACGACGAACTCGGCAAGAAAACCGGAAAGGGGTTCTACGACTACGAGGACGGCGACGGCGCGGAGGTGCCGACCGACGCCGGCCGCGAGGACGTGGAGCACCGCCTGCTCGCCGTGATGGCGAACGAGGTGGCCCACCTCGTCGGCGACGACGTGGCCGACCCCGCCGCGATCGACGAGGCCGTGATGCTCGGCGCTGGCTTCCCCGAGGGGCCAGCGAAGATGGCCGACGACGCCGGGCTCGCCGACCTCCTCGACGAACTGGAGACGGCCCACGAGGAGACCGGCGCGGCGCGCTACGAGCCCGCCGACTACCTCCGCGAGGCCGCCGACGAGGGCGGGTTCCACGGCGGCGACGACGAGGGGGGCGACGCGTACGACTTCGAGACGCTGGACGTGGAGGTCACCGACGACATGGTCGGGCACATCACGCTCGACCGCCCCCACCGGATGAACACGATCAGCGACGACCTGATTGCCGACCTCGACGACGCCATCGACGAGCTGGCGGCCGACGACGACGCCCGCGCGATCCTCCTGACCGGCGCTGGCGAGAAGGCGTTCTCCGCAGGTGCGGACGTTCAGAGCATGGCCGGCTCCGGCGCGGACCCGGTGAAGGTGACCGAGCTCTCCCGCGCGGGCCAGCAGACGTTCGGCCGGCTGGAGTCCTGTGACATGCCCGTGATCGCCGGCATCGACGGCTACTGTCTCGGCGGCGGCATGGAACTGGCGACCTGTGCGGACATGCGCGTCGCCAGCGAGCGCTCCGAGCTCGGCCAGCCCGAGCACAACCTCGGCCTGATCCCCGGCTGGGGCGGCACCCAGCGCCTCCCGGAGATCGTCGGCGAGGGCCGCGCCAAGGAGATCATCTTCACCGCGGACCGCTTCGACCCCGAGACGATGGCCGACTACGGCTTCATCAACGAGGTCGTCCCGAACGACGAACTCGAAGACGCCGCCTACGAACTCGCCGCTGA